One window of Catharus ustulatus isolate bCatUst1 chromosome 3, bCatUst1.pri.v2, whole genome shotgun sequence genomic DNA carries:
- the FLRT3 gene encoding leucine-rich repeat transmembrane protein FLRT3, with amino-acid sequence MISVTWSIFLVWTKIGLLLDMAPYSVSAKPCPSVCRCDVGFIYCNDRDLTSIPTGIPEDATTLFLQNNQINNAGIPSELENLLRVERIYLYRNSLDEFPTNLPKYIKELHLQENNIRTITYDSLSKIPYLEELHLDDNSVSAVSIEDGAFRDNIYLRLLFLSRNHLSTIPWGLPKTIEELRLDDNRISTISELALQDLTNLKRLVLDGNLLNNHGLGDKVFMNLVNLTELSLVRNSLTAAPVNLPGTNLRKLYLQENHINRVPPNAFSYLRQLYRLDMSNNNLSNLPQGVFDDLDNITQLFLRNNPWHCGCKMKWVRDWLQSLPLKVNVRGLMCQAPEKVRGMAIKDLSAELFDCKDDSVISTIQITTAVPNTLYPAQGHWPISVTKQPDIKTPNINKNYRTTASPVRKIITIFVKSVSTETIHISWKVALPMTALRLSWLKMGHSPAFGSITETIVTGDRNDYLLTALEPESPYRVCMVPMETSNIYLSDETPECIETETAPLKMYNPTTTLNREQEKEPYKNSSLPLAAIIGGAVALVAIGLLALVCWYVHRNGSLFSRNCTYSKGRRRKDDYAEAGTKKDNSILEIRETSFQMIPITSDQVSKEEFVIHTIFPPNGMNLYKNSHSESSSNRSYRDSGIPDSDHSHS; translated from the coding sequence ATGATTAGTGTTACCTGGAGCATCTTCCTAGTTTGGACTAAAATAGGGCTGTTACTTGACATGGCACCTTATTCTGTTAGTGCCAAACCATGCCCTTCAGTATGTCGCTGTGATGTGGGTTTCATATATTGTAATGATCGCGATTTGACGTCTATTCCTACAGGAATCCCAGAGGATGCAACTACCCTCTTCCTTCAGAACAATCAAATAAATAATGCTGGGATTCCTTCAGAACTGGAGAACTTGCTTAGGGTGGAAAGAATATATTTATACCGCAACAGCCTAGATGAATTCCCCACTAACCTCCCTAAGTACATTAAGGAACTGCATTTGCAGGAGAACAATATAAGGACCATTACTTATGATTCACTTTCAAAAATTCCTTATCTGGAAGAACTGCATTTGGATGATAATTCTGTTTCTGCCGTTAGCATTGAGGATGGAGCTTTCCGGGACAACATCTATCTCagacttctttttctctctcgAAATCACCTTAGCACCATTCCCTGGGGTTTGCCTAAAACCATAGAAGAGCTACGCTTGGATGATAATCGCATTTCCACAATTTCCGAGCTGGCCCTTCAAGATCTTACAAATCTAAAACGCCTTGTTTTAGATGGAAATCTTCTCAATAATCATGGATTAGGAGACAAAGTCTTCATGAATCTAGTTAATCTTACAGAATTGTCATTGGTCCGCAATTCACTCACAGCTGCACCGGTGAATTTGCCAGGAACAAACCTAAGAAAGCTTTATCTCCAAGAAAACCACATCAACCGTGTGCCACCCAATGCTTTCTCTTACTTACGGCAGTTGTATCGACTAGATATGTCCAATAACAATCTCAGCAATTTACCTCAGGGTGTCTTTGATGATCTGGACAACATCACTCAACTTTTTCTTCGCAACAATCCTTGGCACTGCGGGTGCAAAATGAAATGGGTACGTGACTGGTTGCAGTCCTTGCCTTTAAAAGTGAACGTACGTGGACTGATGTGTCAGGCACCAGAAAAAGTACGTGGGATGGCTATCAAAGACCTCAGCGCAGAACTGTTTGACTGTAAGGACGATAGCGTGATAAGCACCATCCAAATCACTACTGCCGTACCAAACACATTATACCCGGCCCAGGGCCACTGGCCCATTTCTGTGACCAAACAACCAGACATCAAGACTCccaacataaataaaaattacagaaccACAGCAAGCCCCGTACGCAAAATCATTACAATATTTGTGAAATCCGTAAGCACGGAGACTATTCACATCTCCTGGAAAGTTGCACTACCCATGACTGCTTTGAGACTGAGCTGGCTCAAGATGGGTCACAGCCCTGCCTTTGGATCTATAACTGAAACGATTGTTACAGGCGACAGGAACGACTATTTGCTCACGGCCCTCGAACCAGAGTCACCATACCGTGTGTGCATGGTTCCCATGGAAACCAGCAACATCTATCTCTCCGATGAAACACCCGAATGCATCGAGACCGAGACGGCGCCTCTTAAGATGTACAACCCTACTACCACCCTCAACCGGGAGCAGGAGAAAGAACCTTACAAAAACTCCAGCTTGCCCCTGGCTGCCATCATCGGCGGCGCGGTGGCGCTGGTGGCCATagggctgctggccctggtcTGCTGGTACGTGCACAGAAACGGGTCCCTGTTCTCCCGGAACTGCACCTACAGCAAGGGACGCCGGAGAAAAGATGACTATGCTGAAGCAGGAACCAAGAAGGATAACTCCATCCTGGAAATCAGGGAGACTTCTTTCCAAATGATACCAATAACCAGTGACCAAGTGTCCAAGGAGGAATTTGTAATACACACCATTTTCCCACCTAACGGCATGAATCTGTACAAGAACAGCCACAGTGAAAGCAGTAGTAACAGGAGCTACAGAGACAGTGGTATTCCAGATTCAGATCATTCACACTCATGA